One segment of Olsenella uli DSM 7084 DNA contains the following:
- the pgi gene encoding glucose-6-phosphate isomerase: MADYPSSIPAPIDATQTPEWQALREHLDKLRASGFSLKQQFANDPQRVRKLSFDLPDLHFDLSKNLVTDETVRLLAALGRAVHLEERRDLMFSGAHINTTEDRAVLHSALRRPADECGQLIVDGQDCVADVHEVLGRMYAFADRVRSGSWRGVSGKRIETVLSIGIGGSDLGPVMAYEALKPYADAGIAVRYVSNIDPNDMAEKTRDLDPETTLVIIVSKTFTTLETMTNAREARAWLLGALKERGAIDDTDASAAAAIKSHFVAVSTNLELVSDFGIDPENAFGFWSWVGGRYSVDAAVGLSLVIALGPQVFEDFLSGFHDVDTYFATTPLERNVVALMGLINVWYVNFLKSPTHAVLPYDQHLHRFPAYLQQLTMESNGKSTRWDGTPATTETGEVFWGEAGTNGQHAFYQLIHQGRMVPADFIAFANTPNPAKDGAQDVHELFLGNFLAQTKALAFGKTADEVRAEGTAEWMVPARCFGGNRPTTSIFGVGLDAHALGELIALYEHITFVEGTVWGLDSYDQWGVELGKQLAKQITPAFHDDEALSAQDASTQALIAFYRKNRR; the protein is encoded by the coding sequence ATGGCAGACTATCCCTCCTCCATCCCCGCACCGATTGACGCCACGCAGACCCCCGAGTGGCAGGCGCTGAGGGAGCACCTCGACAAGCTCCGCGCCAGTGGTTTCAGCCTCAAGCAGCAGTTCGCCAACGATCCCCAGCGCGTCAGGAAGCTCTCCTTCGACCTGCCTGACCTCCACTTCGACCTGTCCAAGAACCTCGTGACGGACGAGACCGTCCGTCTGCTTGCCGCCCTGGGCAGGGCGGTCCATCTGGAGGAGCGCCGCGACCTCATGTTCTCGGGCGCGCATATCAACACCACCGAGGACCGTGCCGTCCTGCACAGCGCCCTGCGTCGTCCTGCCGACGAGTGCGGTCAGCTCATCGTCGACGGGCAGGACTGCGTCGCGGACGTGCACGAGGTACTCGGCCGCATGTACGCCTTTGCCGACCGCGTCCGCTCGGGATCCTGGCGCGGGGTCTCCGGCAAGAGGATCGAGACCGTCCTCTCCATCGGCATCGGCGGCTCGGACCTGGGTCCAGTCATGGCGTACGAGGCCCTCAAGCCCTATGCCGACGCGGGCATCGCGGTGCGCTACGTCTCGAACATCGATCCCAACGACATGGCCGAGAAGACCCGCGACCTCGACCCCGAGACCACCCTCGTCATCATCGTCTCCAAGACCTTCACCACGCTCGAGACCATGACCAACGCCCGCGAGGCAAGGGCCTGGCTGTTGGGCGCGCTCAAGGAACGTGGCGCCATCGACGACACGGACGCCTCGGCGGCGGCGGCCATCAAGAGCCACTTCGTTGCCGTTTCGACCAATCTCGAGCTCGTCTCTGACTTCGGCATCGACCCCGAGAACGCCTTTGGATTCTGGAGTTGGGTGGGAGGGCGCTACTCCGTCGACGCGGCCGTAGGCCTGTCGCTCGTCATCGCTCTCGGCCCCCAGGTCTTCGAGGACTTTCTGTCCGGCTTCCACGACGTCGACACCTACTTTGCCACGACCCCGCTCGAACGGAACGTCGTCGCCCTCATGGGCCTCATCAACGTCTGGTATGTCAACTTCCTCAAGTCCCCGACCCATGCCGTGCTTCCGTACGACCAGCACCTGCACCGCTTCCCCGCCTACCTCCAGCAGCTGACCATGGAGTCCAACGGCAAGTCAACGCGCTGGGACGGCACGCCTGCCACCACCGAGACGGGCGAGGTCTTCTGGGGCGAGGCCGGCACCAACGGGCAGCATGCCTTCTACCAGCTCATCCATCAGGGTCGCATGGTGCCGGCGGACTTCATCGCCTTCGCCAACACCCCCAATCCCGCCAAGGACGGCGCGCAGGACGTGCACGAGCTCTTCCTAGGCAACTTCCTTGCCCAGACCAAGGCGCTTGCCTTTGGCAAGACGGCCGACGAGGTCCGCGCCGAGGGCACTGCCGAGTGGATGGTGCCGGCGCGCTGCTTCGGGGGCAACCGCCCGACGACCTCCATCTTTGGCGTCGGCCTCGATGCCCATGCGCTTGGCGAGCTCATCGCACTCTACGAGCACATCACCTTCGTCGAGGGGACGGTCTGGGGGCTCGACTCCTATGACCAGTGGGGCGTCGAGCTGGGCAAGCAGCTTGCCAAGCAGATCACCCCCGCCTTCCACGACGATGAGGCCCTCTCCGCCCAGGACGCCTCGACCCAGGCGCTCATTGCGTTCTACCGCAAGAACCGCAGGTAA
- a CDS encoding VTT domain-containing protein, whose product MAFVNFIVELLRDPRAAIASMIAAGPLAAYGFVFLVIFIETGVVFFPFLPGDSLLFASGFFARGGGFNIFVLLGVIWAAAILGDQCNFMIGHFFGRKIVASGKVKAMTPERVEKTEAFLDKWGHLAIFLGRFFPFIRTFVPFLAGMGGMRWHSFVVFNVLGGVTWSTLFALLGYFFGGIPAVQTHFELVIVGIVLVSAIPAVIGAVRAKLGGRPTTEGGHHA is encoded by the coding sequence ATGGCCTTCGTCAACTTCATCGTCGAGCTGCTCCGTGACCCGCGCGCCGCCATCGCAAGCATGATCGCGGCTGGTCCCCTTGCGGCGTACGGCTTCGTCTTCCTGGTCATCTTCATCGAGACCGGTGTGGTGTTCTTCCCGTTCCTGCCGGGGGACTCCCTCCTGTTCGCCTCGGGCTTCTTCGCACGGGGGGGTGGCTTCAACATCTTCGTGCTCCTGGGCGTCATCTGGGCCGCCGCCATCCTGGGAGACCAGTGCAACTTCATGATCGGGCACTTCTTCGGGCGCAAGATCGTCGCCTCGGGCAAGGTCAAGGCGATGACGCCGGAGAGGGTCGAGAAGACCGAGGCGTTCCTGGATAAGTGGGGGCATCTCGCCATCTTTCTAGGTCGCTTCTTCCCGTTCATCCGCACCTTCGTGCCGTTTCTGGCGGGTATGGGTGGCATGAGGTGGCACAGCTTCGTGGTCTTCAACGTCCTGGGTGGTGTCACCTGGTCGACCCTGTTCGCGCTCCTGGGCTACTTCTTCGGTGGCATCCCTGCCGTGCAGACGCACTTCGAGCTGGTGATCGTGGGCATCGTTCTGGTCTCCGCCATTCCGGCGGTCATCGGTGCCGTCAGGGCCAAGCTTGGTGGAAGGCCCACGACCGAAGGGGGGCATCATGCCTAG
- the trxA gene encoding thioredoxin — protein MANAITTAEFDSVLANADKPVLVDFWASWCGPCRALGPVVEQVADEMSDQLALYKCNVDDEGDLAQRFQIVSIPTMILFKGGKPVHTMVGNMPKAELVKELQANL, from the coding sequence ATGGCCAATGCAATAACTACCGCTGAGTTCGATTCCGTTCTTGCCAACGCAGACAAGCCGGTCCTCGTGGACTTCTGGGCGTCCTGGTGCGGCCCCTGCCGAGCCTTGGGGCCTGTGGTCGAACAGGTGGCAGACGAGATGTCCGACCAGCTCGCCCTCTACAAGTGCAACGTGGACGACGAGGGTGATCTCGCCCAGCGCTTCCAGATCGTATCCATCCCCACGATGATCCTCTTCAAGGGCGGCAAGCCCGTCCATACCATGGTCGGCAACATGCCAAAGGCGGAGCTCGTCAAGGAGCTGCAGGCCAACCTCTAG
- a CDS encoding ATP-binding protein, with product MSLPYPVIYMVNAVLFIAPVVILSLQLPRRTHYWLRVTLAFLVLFVELSLQFPDAWFHSTLSSMAAMSLYFTLVIVILVLTVLFCNETSIWAASFCAVVGYTVENLGAGTAELVGILIRHLHVIPLLGHEYARTVVCCTLVVAVFAIVVRRGVHLQSLSLNPSKMNVLLVFGAVLINIVFDLAIKYARAFNLPQGFSMLFRIVELAICVYVIVMEFEILYNRQLLLDAATTERMMRDRERQYQLSKENIEAINIKAHDIRHQIRHLHDGKDGIAVGREALADIARQVNIYDSTVKTGNEALDTILTEKSLVGEQEQITLSCIVDGKSLGFMSPTDLYALFGNALDNAFEAVRQIDDPELRNISLLVRVTAGMVSIHMENYYAGTVIFEEGMPQTTKKDRLNHGFGTKSMRIIVGRYGGTMTMGTDDETFYLNILIPIPRA from the coding sequence ATGAGTTTGCCCTACCCCGTCATCTACATGGTCAACGCAGTGTTGTTCATAGCCCCCGTCGTTATACTGTCCCTGCAGCTTCCCCGACGCACGCACTACTGGCTGCGTGTGACGTTGGCATTTCTCGTACTGTTTGTGGAACTCTCGTTGCAGTTCCCCGACGCGTGGTTCCACTCCACGCTCAGTTCCATGGCCGCGATGTCACTCTACTTCACACTGGTCATCGTCATCCTCGTCCTGACAGTGCTCTTCTGTAACGAGACCAGCATCTGGGCGGCATCGTTTTGCGCCGTGGTAGGCTACACCGTAGAGAACCTGGGGGCGGGGACCGCCGAACTCGTGGGCATCCTGATCCGCCACCTGCACGTCATACCACTCCTGGGACACGAGTACGCACGGACCGTGGTCTGCTGCACGTTAGTGGTAGCCGTCTTCGCAATCGTCGTACGCAGGGGCGTGCACCTGCAGTCGCTGAGCCTCAACCCCAGCAAGATGAACGTCCTGCTGGTCTTTGGGGCCGTGTTGATAAACATCGTCTTCGACCTCGCCATCAAGTATGCACGCGCCTTCAACCTACCCCAGGGCTTCTCCATGCTGTTCCGCATCGTGGAGCTTGCCATATGTGTCTACGTGATCGTGATGGAGTTCGAGATCCTATACAACAGACAGCTATTGCTGGATGCAGCGACAACGGAACGCATGATGCGCGACCGCGAACGACAGTACCAGCTATCTAAGGAGAACATCGAGGCAATCAACATCAAGGCACATGACATCCGCCATCAGATTCGCCACCTGCATGACGGAAAGGACGGCATTGCCGTGGGCAGGGAGGCATTGGCCGACATCGCACGACAGGTCAATATCTACGACTCCACCGTCAAGACCGGCAACGAGGCGCTTGACACGATTCTCACCGAGAAGAGCCTCGTGGGCGAGCAGGAGCAGATTACCCTGAGCTGCATCGTCGACGGCAAGTCTCTGGGCTTCATGTCCCCCACCGACCTGTACGCGCTTTTCGGCAACGCCTTGGACAACGCGTTCGAGGCCGTGCGGCAGATAGACGACCCGGAGCTCCGCAACATCTCGCTTTTGGTACGCGTGACTGCAGGCATGGTGTCCATACACATGGAGAACTACTACGCGGGGACGGTCATCTTTGAGGAAGGCATGCCGCAGACCACCAAGAAAGACAGGCTCAACCACGGGTTTGGCACCAAGTCCATGCGCATCATAGTGGGGCGCTACGGAGGCACCATGACCATGGGCACCGACGATGAGACGTTCTATCTCAACATCCTGATCCCCATCCCGCGCGCCTAG
- a CDS encoding adenine deaminase: MLNRFCAHPLWEVNDTLAKVAQGQQAAETVIRHARLVSVTTREVLEDTDIAIARGRVAYIGICGHTAEHCIGPETTVVDATGLYAAPGLFDTHVHIESSMVGPAEYARAVVPHGTVGIYADPHEVANVCGLEGVRAMWEDAAGAPLKTMLTTPSCVPAVLGVEDTGSSINASQVAESMRWDSVVALGEMMNFPGILSCEQNALDEVRETLKADRVVTGHYVAADDDRGLSAYIAAGVTSCHESGSFTDVISKLRMGMYVQLRQGSAWLNLPGYLPELVASGVDTSHCLLCTDDSHPHTLVDDGHMDRVLREAVRLGLDPVTALQMATINAAQYFGVGRDMGSITPGKCADIVLLRDLERFEAKAVYIDGTLAAEDGKATFATKPFTWPAFMTHTMNLGVDITPRAFEIPVNHKDGSIWVRAIGINAGDTLTRDSTVKTIVRDGKIQADPTHDVLKACVFDRHHGTDGTHSFGFVTGFGIHGALAQTVSHDAHNLLVMGDNDADMALAARTLAECGGGEVAVADGKVLALVELPVCGLMSDRRIEEVAEKVAGIEAAWAQMGCSLPSPFMTMGVMSLACIPVLRLTNRGYVNCLTFQMEPLVVGDCD; encoded by the coding sequence ATGCTCAACAGGTTCTGCGCACACCCCCTGTGGGAGGTAAACGACACCCTAGCCAAGGTCGCCCAGGGCCAGCAGGCCGCGGAGACGGTCATCCGCCACGCCAGGCTCGTCAGCGTCACCACACGCGAGGTCCTCGAGGACACGGACATAGCCATCGCCCGCGGGCGTGTTGCCTACATCGGCATCTGCGGACACACGGCCGAGCATTGCATCGGACCCGAGACCACCGTGGTGGATGCCACGGGACTCTACGCGGCCCCCGGCCTCTTTGACACGCACGTACACATCGAGTCCTCGATGGTCGGTCCGGCCGAGTACGCCCGCGCCGTCGTCCCCCACGGCACCGTGGGCATCTACGCGGACCCACATGAGGTCGCCAACGTCTGCGGACTCGAAGGCGTGAGGGCCATGTGGGAGGACGCCGCAGGCGCCCCGCTCAAGACCATGCTCACCACCCCGTCCTGCGTACCGGCCGTGCTGGGGGTCGAGGACACCGGCTCGTCCATAAACGCCAGCCAGGTGGCCGAGAGCATGCGCTGGGACAGCGTCGTGGCCCTGGGCGAGATGATGAACTTCCCCGGCATCCTCTCCTGCGAGCAGAACGCGCTGGACGAGGTGAGGGAGACCCTCAAGGCCGACCGTGTCGTCACCGGCCACTACGTCGCCGCCGATGACGACCGCGGGCTGAGTGCCTACATCGCCGCAGGCGTTACCTCGTGCCATGAGTCCGGCAGCTTCACCGACGTCATCTCCAAGCTGCGCATGGGCATGTACGTGCAGCTACGTCAGGGATCCGCCTGGCTCAACCTCCCTGGCTACCTACCCGAGCTCGTCGCATCCGGCGTGGACACCAGCCATTGCCTGCTCTGCACCGATGACTCTCACCCGCATACCCTCGTGGATGACGGCCACATGGACCGCGTGCTGCGCGAGGCGGTGCGACTGGGCCTCGATCCCGTCACCGCCCTGCAGATGGCCACGATCAATGCGGCGCAGTACTTTGGCGTCGGGCGTGACATGGGATCGATCACCCCTGGCAAGTGTGCCGACATCGTGTTGCTCCGAGACCTCGAGCGATTCGAGGCCAAGGCGGTCTACATCGACGGGACGCTTGCGGCCGAGGACGGCAAGGCGACCTTTGCGACGAAGCCCTTCACCTGGCCCGCCTTCATGACCCATACCATGAACCTGGGCGTCGACATCACGCCGAGAGCCTTCGAGATTCCCGTCAACCACAAGGATGGCAGCATATGGGTCCGTGCCATCGGCATCAACGCTGGCGACACCCTGACACGGGACAGCACCGTCAAAACCATCGTGAGGGACGGCAAGATCCAGGCCGATCCCACCCACGACGTGCTCAAGGCCTGCGTCTTCGACCGTCACCACGGCACGGACGGCACCCACTCCTTTGGCTTCGTCACGGGCTTCGGCATCCATGGCGCCCTCGCGCAGACCGTGAGCCACGACGCTCACAACCTGCTGGTCATGGGTGACAACGACGCCGACATGGCATTGGCCGCGAGGACCCTGGCGGAGTGCGGAGGCGGAGAGGTCGCCGTTGCCGACGGCAAGGTCCTGGCCCTGGTCGAGCTGCCCGTGTGCGGTCTCATGAGCGATCGGCGCATAGAAGAGGTCGCCGAGAAGGTCGCAGGGATCGAGGCTGCGTGGGCCCAGATGGGCTGCAGCCTCCCCTCGCCGTTCATGACCATGGGCGTCATGTCGCTGGCATGCATACCCGTCCTACGCCTCACCAACCGTGGCTATGTCAACTGTCTCACGTTCCAGATGGAGCCACTCGTCGTCGGGGACTGCGACTAG
- a CDS encoding Cna B-type domain-containing protein, with translation MKRLRLALMGIVPALCVCLFLGARPAWADPSFVYVNGQTGSDIDPGTEAAPVKTFAKAKELLLASGGDTIYVTGAIQVSGGVEGWDLGGKALRRAASYHGELVHVGNGATLTLQDIVIDGASSDGATGRWSTGDGSGGSLVGVFGGSTLTVGEGAVLQGNDIESEGKWYPEGGGGIFANRSTVNVEGGSIRNNSAVLGGGIYGIYDSTINMSSGTIAGNRAVRGNSPGLPAGYGGSGGGICAANGTDVNLSGGTISGNSAFELGGGISMGTFYASEADSPVLTMTGGTITGNTAGSAGGGIYVQAGYSASGYAGTPTYAIAHITAGEVTDNSLTATGDGNNAFGGGGIYVNGYSREYTDFHNGELYLANVEVSGNSAATEGGGYAACPVSVTEVSLTNGATFYGNVTADGNARELYILASLAYGTHSGDPVYEISPSMLGGGAYRWVYDDGTEVPLDRLKGALSAADNESLSLSNDLVADNPDVQRALGLATVHITGNTSATRGGGIGSNGSVFIGKSVDTTEISVSKTWDDANDKNGIRPDSIRVELYRNGTYVGYQTIRADDGGNWSTTFANLPKADADGHEYVYTVKERPVEGYTTTIAGDASSGFAITNTVTTTPPTPPTTEEPPKPTTKPSRATVRKSPALPQTGDEAFPPIAFAGIALVLSTIGVVTRCRWSL, from the coding sequence ATGAAGAGACTCCGGCTCGCCCTCATGGGCATCGTCCCTGCCCTCTGCGTCTGCCTTTTCCTTGGGGCAAGGCCCGCGTGGGCGGATCCCAGCTTCGTCTACGTCAACGGCCAGACGGGGTCTGACATCGATCCGGGCACCGAGGCGGCACCCGTCAAGACCTTCGCCAAGGCAAAGGAGCTTCTACTGGCCTCTGGTGGAGACACCATCTACGTCACGGGGGCGATCCAGGTCTCCGGAGGCGTCGAGGGCTGGGACCTTGGCGGCAAGGCCCTGAGACGGGCGGCCTCGTACCACGGGGAGCTCGTACATGTGGGCAACGGGGCCACGCTCACGCTCCAAGACATCGTTATCGACGGGGCCAGTTCGGACGGGGCCACCGGCAGGTGGTCGACAGGCGACGGGAGCGGAGGCTCGCTCGTCGGCGTGTTTGGCGGAAGCACCCTGACCGTGGGGGAGGGCGCCGTCTTGCAGGGCAACGACATCGAGAGCGAGGGCAAGTGGTACCCCGAGGGCGGTGGCGGCATCTTCGCCAACAGGAGCACCGTGAACGTCGAGGGCGGCAGCATACGCAACAACTCGGCGGTGCTGGGCGGCGGCATCTACGGCATCTACGACTCGACCATCAACATGTCGAGCGGCACCATAGCGGGTAACCGCGCGGTCCGGGGAAACAGTCCTGGCCTTCCCGCAGGATACGGGGGAAGCGGCGGTGGCATATGCGCCGCCAACGGCACGGACGTCAACCTCTCCGGCGGTACCATCTCGGGCAACTCGGCCTTCGAGCTCGGCGGCGGCATCTCGATGGGCACCTTTTACGCTTCGGAGGCCGACAGCCCCGTGCTCACCATGACGGGCGGCACCATCACCGGCAACACCGCCGGCAGCGCAGGCGGTGGCATCTACGTACAGGCAGGATACAGCGCCTCGGGCTACGCTGGGACGCCCACCTACGCCATCGCCCACATCACCGCCGGGGAGGTCACGGACAACTCCCTGACCGCGACAGGCGATGGGAACAACGCGTTCGGCGGGGGTGGCATCTACGTCAACGGTTACTCCAGAGAATACACCGACTTCCACAACGGCGAGCTCTACCTCGCCAACGTAGAGGTGTCCGGAAACTCCGCTGCGACCGAGGGCGGCGGCTACGCCGCCTGCCCCGTGTCCGTGACCGAGGTCAGCCTGACGAACGGCGCGACATTCTATGGCAACGTCACCGCCGACGGCAACGCGCGCGAGCTCTATATCCTCGCGTCGCTCGCCTACGGCACGCACAGTGGCGACCCCGTCTACGAGATCTCGCCCTCCATGCTCGGCGGCGGCGCGTACAGGTGGGTCTACGACGACGGCACCGAAGTCCCCCTCGATCGTCTCAAGGGAGCTCTGAGCGCTGCGGACAACGAGTCCCTCTCCCTCAGCAACGATCTTGTCGCCGACAACCCCGACGTCCAGAGGGCGCTGGGGCTGGCAACCGTGCATATCACAGGCAACACGTCCGCCACGCGCGGAGGTGGCATCGGCTCGAACGGCAGCGTCTTCATCGGCAAGTCCGTGGACACCACCGAGATCAGCGTCTCCAAGACGTGGGACGACGCAAACGACAAGAACGGCATCCGTCCCGACTCGATCAGGGTCGAACTGTACCGCAATGGCACCTATGTGGGCTACCAGACCATCAGGGCAGACGACGGGGGCAACTGGTCCACCACGTTCGCAAACCTCCCCAAGGCCGATGCCGACGGACACGAATACGTCTACACCGTCAAGGAGCGTCCGGTCGAGGGCTACACGACCACCATCGCCGGCGACGCGAGTTCCGGCTTCGCCATAACCAACACGGTCACCACGACGCCTCCGACGCCCCCGACGACCGAAGAGCCACCCAAGCCGACGACGAAGCCAAGCAGGGCGACTGTACGCAAGTCACCTGCACTCCCACAGACGGGAGACGAGGCGTTCCCACCGATCGCCTTCGCGGGCATTGCCCTTGTGCTGAGCACCATAGGCGTCGTCACGAGGTGCCGCTGGTCGCTGTAG